The Deltaproteobacteria bacterium nucleotide sequence TTTTAGAGGCCTATGCAAACACATATTTGAAAGAAGAAGTATGGGACGAACATTTGGTAAAAGACCTCGAACCTTTTAGAAAATTTTTACAGGTTGCTGCGCAATGTAACGGCACTGTCATCAACTATTCAAAAATCGCCCTCGATGTTCGCGTCGATACGAAAACTGTTCAGCGCTATTTTCAGATATTAGAGGACACACTTGTAGGCTGCATGATCGAACCTTACAGTCCTTCATTGCGCAAGCGGCAACGAACAAATCCGAAGTTTTACTTTATCGATCCAGGAATTGTTAGAGCTCTTACGAATAGCTTTGCCATGGATATATCACCTGCGACACTCGGATTTGGATATGTTTTCGAGCATTTTGTAATTTTAGAGTTTCTTAAAAGAAATAGTTATCTGCGGAAAAACTATCAGTTCTCGTTTATTCGTGACACTAAGAATAGAGAGGTTGACCTAGTAATCGAACGCCCTGGTGAAAAAACGGCTCTGGTAGAAATTAAATCCACGGATACTGTAAGAGCCGAGCACATCAAACAACTTCACACTTTTCTAACCGACTATCCTGAATGTGAGGCTTTTTGTATATCCAGAGATGAAACCGAGCAGTCGTTTGGAAAAGTCATTTCACTGCACTGGTCTAAAATCTTCGACAGAATTGGGCTGTGAGTGAGCAGGCGTGATCGGCGCTCTTTCTTAACTGTGTCAATAATGTCTCAGCATTCGCT carries:
- a CDS encoding ATP-binding protein — protein: MFHRAINISKSNSFFLFGARGTGKSTLIKERFVSGNTIYIDLLKFSEMTRLQADPEELLRRIAPSTDWVVIDEIQKVPALLDTIHYFIEARNLTAKFALTGSRARKLKLGGANLLAGRAFVYELYPLTSSELGDDFDLMQAIQWGLLPGVFAYDTNSDKKLFLEAYANTYLKEEVWDEHLVKDLEPFRKFLQVAAQCNGTVINYSKIALDVRVDTKTVQRYFQILEDTLVGCMIEPYSPSLRKRQRTNPKFYFIDPGIVRALTNSFAMDISPATLGFGYVFEHFVILEFLKRNSYLRKNYQFSFIRDTKNREVDLVIERPGEKTALVEIKSTDTVRAEHIKQLHTFLTDYPECEAFCISRDETEQSFGKVISLHWSKIFDRIGL